The Gadus morhua chromosome 16, gadMor3.0, whole genome shotgun sequence DNA window AGAGTTTGGAATACCACTCCTGAAATATGTGATACGGATATTAAAGACTCTACCATTGGATGATAACGCACGAAAAACACCTGTCGATAACCCTGCTGAATGGATTGAGCGTCAATTGCGTTTTCTGCGAGATGTGATACAGCCATCGATTGCCGCGGCAACAAAAGAACATCTGAAAACACCACACATGGTAAGCAAAAACAAGCTTACTTACCTGTGGCAACACCGCAGAAAAAAAGCAATTGATATCATCCTAAACAACTGCATATTCCCGACGTCTCCGCCTGAGTCGGGTAATCCTGAGCAGGTGTATGATTACTATCGACAAAAATGCGAGTCTATGCCATCAACAAAGTTGCGCGAGCTGCCCCCGTGGAATAATGACATTGACATTACAGCTACTGAACCCCCGCCACTAACCATCGGCCTTCTCAGTCGAGGAGATAGAGAAAGTTATACTCAACTTGCCCAACAACACAGCAAGTGGTTCAGACGGTGTCACCTATGAAACCCTAAAATTCACCAGGCAAATGTCATGTCCCACCCTGAGAAGCATATTTAACACCTGTTTGCTTAATGGTAAAGTCCCCTGTTCATGGAAGGGAGCACTGATACACAGAATACCAAAGAAAGACAATGTACCCAATGACCCCTCTACATGGAGGGACATCTCATTATTACCAACTGTGTACAAAGTCTTCATGAAGTGCCTCCTGTCCAGAATATTACCATGGCTTGTTGACTCAGGAACTTTAACAAGTAAGCAAAAGGCCTATATTGAACGTCAAGGCATGAATGAAcatgttttttctttaaagACGGCGATTGATGACTTCAAACATGACTCTGCCAAATTATATGTGGTATTCTTGGACTTTAGGGACGCATTTGGTACACTGCCTCATGAGGTCATGTTGAATTCACTGGAGGACATACACCTGCCAAAGATCTACTGTGATATAGTAAAAGATGTTTACAGTAATTCCTATCTGCAAGTGATCTGTGGTaaacacctcaccctaactgtaAAATTGAAAGTGGGAATTAAAACTGGTTGCCCATGGAGTGCAGTCAACTTTATCATTGCCATCAACCAGTGGCTGAAATGGTTGTGCACACATGCCCCACCCCAAGTGTTGTCACCAAACCCAGTCCAGGGCTATGCTGACGATGTGGTCATTGCCTCCCGTGATGAGAGAGTCATAAAGAACATGATGGCTTGCACCGACAGCTTCCTCTCCTGGTCTGGCCTACAAGTAAAACAGAGTAAATGTGCAGTGttttgggagaggaggagcggaggcAACCGCTGGTATAGAGCCAAGACTGACCGACCTCCTTCCCTCACCATGTTAGGCCAGCCACTCAGAGTGTATGCCAGACAAGAAAGCTACACCTACTTAGGGCATAAATTCAACATCGCGGGAGATTGGAGTCAACAAGTGACCAATCTGGTTCAGCAGTTTATTAGCAGACTGGACCTGATTGACACTTCACCTCTCCCAGCAACTCTGAAAGTCCAAGCAATCAGAGATATAGCCTTCGCCAAAATACAACATCTCTTCGCGAATGTTCATATCCCACAAAAAGATCTGCGCACAATGGACAATAAAACTGTGCAAGTTGTAAGGAAATGGCTGGGCCTCAACACACATTCTacacaatgttttattttccagAAGAAACAGGACGGTGGGCTTGGCATTCCAAACTGTATGTGGGAGTACAAAGCAGCAAGACAGTCACATCTAGTCAATATGCTAAACTGTGATGACAACAGTGTAAGacacctggggcctcatgtacaaaGCTTGCTTACGCACAAAAAAGCTGCGTAAGCAACTTCTCACGCAAACGTTCGGATGTACGAAGACTGACTTGACGTGAGAAAGTGCGGTTCTCCACGCAAACTAAATGCCTGGCTTACGCACATTTCTGCTGCATTGTCAGTTGGCGGCACATAGAGGCAAATCAGCGCAACAACATGAGGCCTACGCGATCACGAGTCAAGAAGTAATATTGCAATATGAGGCGAGTTCAAAGTGGATTTGAACATCGGGATGCGTGATCTTAAATGCACTTCAATAATGCGTTATTGTTGTCGAGACGCATAATGTGACACTGTTGTTAGGCTAAACTTAAACAGACCCATAAAACTAAATTGTCAATATTGGaatgaaaaggaaattaaaAGGAACCCCCAGCAATATTATTTTCAGTGATGGCTTGTTTATTAAACGTTACATATTTTCCGGACCACGCATGACATATGATCTCTCTTCACACATTTGTTGTGAAATTCTTGACtgcaatattattatatgatgcTGAGTGGATTAAGCGCAAGATTGTTACTTAAAATCAATCCATCAATAAACCAGTCGGCCAATTTCGAATTATGTGTATATTATTGACACCTTGGGTGTATGGGAACAACCTATCGTCAACATGCATCAAATTAAATGAGAATATAAAAGCAGGTGCAAAATGTGGCAATAATCGATAGGTTGACAATGGCAGTGTTGGCCTTATTAGAAGATATTGCGAATGGTCACATTCGAAATGAACGAGTGTTCCGTGATTATTACGATTTTTTGGCTCATGATGATGACTGGCTTATCAGCCGATTCAGATTTCCAAGAGCTATCCTCTTGGAAATATGTACTGAGTTGAGCCCGGGTTTGGAGAGGCAGACGGCGAGGAGTCACGCATTGCCAGTTCCAATACAAGTCCTGACTACGCTTGGTTTTCTAGCAACAGGATCATTCCAGAGGGAATTGGCTGACCGGTCAGGAATGAGTCAGGGAGCTCTGAGCCGCGCCATTCCGCCTGTTTTAAACGGGATCATCCGCATCTCAGCCAGGTATATACGGTTTCCATATGATGCAGTAAACCAAGCAAACATCAAAGCGCAATTTGCAGCGATAGCCGGTTTTCCCAATGTAATCGGAGCGATCGActgcacacacattgcaatAAAGGCGCCATCTGAAGGGGAATATGAGTACGTTAATAGGAAACACTTCCATTCCTTAAACGTGCAAATAATCTGTGATGCCCAAATGCGCCTTACGAATATCGTGGCAAGGTGGCCTGGGTCAACCCATGATTCATTCGTCCTGAGAAACAGCTCGGTTGGGAATAGGTTGGAGGCTGGAAGAGTGTGTGATGGGTGGCTAATTGGTAAGCAATTTAAAACACTTTAAAGTGAATTTACTGAAATCTAGACATGTTGGGTAGCCTATGCTGTAATTGTACCTATTACTCCTAAGGAGACAGCGGTTACGCCTTACGGCCATGGCTGTTAACCCCCCTCGCCAACCCACAGACTGTCCGAGAGCAGAGATATAATGATATCCATGCACGCACTCGGACAGTCGTGGTAAGAGCGATAGGGCAGCTGAAGAGCCGGTGGCGCTGCCTTGACCGGAGCGGGGGAATGCTGCTCTATCACCCTGAAAAGGTGTGCCGCATTGTGCAGGCATGTGGGGTTCTGCACAATGTTGCGCACAGGCACGGCGTGCCATTACGCGAGGTAATGGACCTCCCAGAAGACCCAGACCCCGGACCAAACAATGCGCAGCCCAATGTAGAGGCCATTCGAATCCGGCAGCAGTTAATAGGCAGAATATAAAAAAGGTAAACGGAGACAACATTCATTTTTTAACTAGTTCTTTGAATGTGAGACTAATTGCTTGTAAGGCCTCCGTTATTTCTTTGAGGTTCGAATTCATCTCCTGAATTCCCTTAACGATCTCCTCCTGCGAGTCCAGCACAGCGCGAGTTAAAACCCGGCCTTTCCCACTGGCAGCAGAAGGGGGGCAATGGGCAGTGGAGACGGAGACGCCGGACACGCCTGGCTGGGGGTCTTCCTCTGGCACCATCAGCTGTGCGCCACTTGGTCCTTGGCTGTCTGTGATTAAAGAATGTATATAAATTACAATCACATTGAGGAGAACGCGTTTTATTGCTGGCTAAACATTAATCATGTATACGGAAATGCAGGCTAGGGCCTATACTAGCAGGTATAAAAGTTCTTCAAATATATGAAAACAATTGTACCTTCCGTGGGATCCTGGGCCAAGTCGGAATCCCCTTCGGCTGGCGGGACCACGCCAAAAAGGAGCCGATCCCCCAGCACTGCGGCCACCCTCTGCTCGAATAGGGCGAGCTCCCCGACTCCGGCTCCGCTGCCCGTCTGACCCACG harbors:
- the LOC115561508 gene encoding myb-related transcription factor, partner of profilin-like, with the translated sequence MDKARKKNFSECEVEVLISEVEARNKILFGSLSSGISTKTKKLAWESVAKSVNEVGAESRTVADIKKKWSDIKVDVKKKVSAHRRSVGQTGSGAGVGELALFEQRVAAVLGDRLLFGVVPPAEGDSDLAQDPTEDSQGPSGAQLMVPEEDPQPGVSGVSVSTAHCPPSAASGKGRVLTRAVLDSQEEIVKGIQEMNSNLKEITEALQAISLTFKELVKK